A window of Aeromicrobium sp. A1-2 contains these coding sequences:
- a CDS encoding flavin reductase family protein — MTATVDQQAFRGALGRFASGVTVVSTTQNGIDHAMTASAFTSVSLDPPLVLVCSHTESRFHEAVLETGFWGVSILAEEGIAASAWFAHRGRPLEDQMQGIAFHRGASGAPLLDDSLAWLECSTVSVTAGGDHTILVGAVTGAAVRDDIDDPLLYYRAHYGTILRLPDSEKTVYGSNP, encoded by the coding sequence ATGACCGCGACGGTGGACCAGCAGGCCTTTCGCGGAGCTCTCGGTAGGTTCGCGAGCGGCGTCACGGTCGTCTCGACGACCCAGAACGGGATCGATCACGCCATGACCGCGAGCGCGTTCACCTCGGTCTCGCTCGACCCGCCGCTGGTGCTGGTGTGCTCCCACACCGAGAGCCGGTTCCACGAAGCTGTCCTCGAGACCGGGTTCTGGGGCGTCTCGATCCTGGCCGAGGAAGGCATCGCGGCATCGGCCTGGTTCGCCCACCGGGGCCGCCCGCTGGAGGACCAGATGCAAGGGATCGCGTTCCACCGCGGGGCTTCCGGTGCCCCGTTGCTCGACGACTCGCTCGCCTGGCTCGAGTGCTCCACGGTCTCGGTGACCGCAGGCGGAGATCACACGATCCTCGTCGGGGCAGTCACCGGCGCTGCTGTGCGGGACGACATCGACGACCCACTTCTCTACTACCGTGCCCACTACGGAACGATCCTGCGACTACCGGACTCGGAAAAGACCGTCTACGGGAGCAACCCATGA